The Elaeis guineensis isolate ETL-2024a chromosome 3, EG11, whole genome shotgun sequence region tataatattatatcattattcagTATTTCATCGTAACCGTCCATTGATATTTTACAAAATCTTAACCATagatcttaaaaagatattttagaaaaaaaatatcatcactttttattccataaaaaataccaaaacccACCTTCCCCAATGATTTTCACTTCTCATAAAATATGGAAAGTAACTTTCtattggaaaatttttttttcattcgttCTCCTTTTAATACTTCAACCAAACAAGAGGCTCCTTCTCTGCTTTCCAAAAACTGCCTCTTTCCCCTCTACTTTCCATCAACCAAATGTGTCCTCAATGTATACTTGTATAGCTATAAAAATGAGTAGTTGTAGTTGATGGCATATATGGCTATCTATGGCATAGAATACAAGAAATTATTTCTCTTAAAATTGAGGGTTAAATCAATTTCTATCACCTCTTTTAGGTAAATATAATTGGTTGAAAGATTAACTATAAAGAAGAAAGTTTACGTGTTCAGGTTTGTTTGACACTCCCTGTGTTCAAAATTCTACagcatgatcataaaatatctgaaATCAAGCCACATCAATGATCAAATCGTTCAAGCTACCAATACGTGCTGACATCAAGCATTTAGTGCATGATATACAAAAAACATCTTTGTTGGGACAATGTCAATCCATAATAATCCTAGAATATTTCAACTTAAGACTATCAGCAAAATTTTTCTCAAAAGAATAACTCATCTGCCCTTTTTAAGAATTTGTAGAATAGGATCTTTATTTGATGTTTTAATTGGATCGCGAGAAACGAAGAACTTGGACTATCTGAGTATCAATGCTCCTCCAAAAGAACTTGGATACCAGAGTTTAAGAATTAGAATCAGTTTTGGAGAGCCATAGTGTTGCATATTTATGCAAAGGAATTTTACCATCCGTGAGCGCAAGTTTTCCATCTCTTAGGACCAATGGAATTCACAGGCCAGAGATACCAACAAGACCTAAttttaattacaaaaaaaaaagaactcatGAACATAAATATATTAGGGCTAGATCGGATAAAATCCATTCGAATCTATTTTCTTattcgaatttatccaaatatgGAAAGAAATTTGAGCATTTGACTAATATtcgtatccatatttatatccttTAAAGaagaatagatataaatataaatagacaactatctgatccatatccgaatatcAGATTCTACTTataatcctatttaattttatatagcacttattaaCTTTTAAAAGAATTATACAACCATATTAACGTACTATGAACTTGATTTATTATcgatttagtaatatttttgattatatgatcataaagtttgattatctgatttatatcagatatttatatttataatttttgatcatatttatatcaaactaatatctatattcatatttattagataaaataaatatgattatgaatATGCTGGTAGAGAATTCATTTCCGATCCGGTTTCGATCCTATGGGTAGCACATTTTGGGCTCTTTGCGGGATAACCAGCGCAGGCCCATGGCCCAGGACAGAGCCGGTAAGGTGGTAGGGGCTTCTGGAAAGTTGTGGCTGGTAGTCCAGCATTCCAGAGCTATCGACGCGTCCCGCCGAGAAAGAGACGGGTCCCACCTGTGGAGTCTGGAGACTTCAAGGCCTATCCATCCTATATCCATAAATTACCAAGGCCGAGCAAAAGCAGTTGCGCGAAGAAAGCTTTCAAAATCTCGAGCTAATTAACCACTGCCGACGGGCACAATCCAAGCAAAAATGTCGATCATGAGGAGGAGCAACATCTACGACCCCTTCTCCCTCGACGTCTGGGATCCTTTCCAGGGCTTCCTTGCCGAGCCCCGTCCCGGCGTTGTCAGCGAGACCTCCGCCTTCGCCAACGCTCGCATCGACTGGAAGGAGACCCCGGAGGCCCACATCTTCAAAGCCGACCTCCCCGGGGTTAAGAAAGAGGAGGTGAAGGTGGAGGTAGAGGAGGGCAGAATCCTCAAGCTCAGCGGCGAGCGCAGCAaggagaaagaggaaaagaacgACAAGTGGCACCGGGTCGAGAGGAGCTGCGGCAAATTCCTGCGGCGGTTCCGGCTGCCGGAGAACGCCAAGGTGGAGCAGGTGAAAGCATGCATGGAGAACGGGGTCTTAACGGTGACCGTGCCCAAAGAGGAGGTGAAGAAGCCGGAGGTGAAATCCATTGAGATCTCTGGCTGAAGTGAGAAAATTAAGCAGGGTCTGAAGCGATGGAGATATATTATCCTGGAATAAGGCCATGGAGATCTCCGGCTGGCATGCTGTTAAGTGTGTGCGCTTCCTGTTTTTGTTTGCTTTGCAAGGGTCGGTCACCGGTGTATAATTAGTGGGTCCATGAAGTAAGCTTGCCTTTTCAATGTAACGGGAATAATCTGTGCTTTCTGAATATTATCCTTGATTTGAAGGCTTTTTCTGATGATTTAATATGAGGACACCGGTCGGAGGCTGTGGATGGACGATTGCTCGAATCCGTTAATCATTTCGTTGTAGGGTTGAAATCGGATGCTCATTTTTGTTCGACAAATACAGTTACGGGTGAAGAAATTTTATATATTCCTTGGATGTTGGAAATGTGGACATaaatcatataattaattttatgatgattataaattaaattaatatataaatattatatattttttaaaaaatttaataaatattatataaaattgaatagaattataaataaaattagatatttaaatATGGATTAAATAACTGTTTCTCTGtgtttatgtttatttttttatttatcagtcAGATGTTTcatctttaaaataaaaaaatattatttgtataTGTATACGATCGATTGGCCATAATTTTCAGTAGATAGATATCTTATGCTATGGGTGGTTGGACGGATATGACCAATTTTGTGTTGGACCCAGAAAGGATCATGCACGTTTAGGATAGTTTGTCTACATGTAGATGGTGGTctctaataaaatttattaattatgaTGTAttaaattgattcatatgatagaattaaataaaaaattaaaattttattttgtcataGCAGTTGGTCTCAATCACATTTTCTTTGAAATGGgttgattaaatgaaaaagatggTCTAATAAATATAGCGcgcgcgcatatatatatatatatatatatatatatatatatatatatatatatatatatatatatatatatatatatatatatatataaaagatagaGAAATTAATATACTTAGAATAagttaattttcataattatgataaaataaaatatgagtaaTTTAAGTGatatctatttattattattattattatattaaaatataaaactatcaaatattatatattttaatattatattaattattactTAAAGGTTTATTATGTATTGTGGGAATTGCTATATGAAAtaatgtatatttagatatattatataattattaggaAATTTAATTCAAGTAATATATGAAGCTGGAacatataaaatagaaaatttgGAAAAATAAAAAGCAATAGTATACCTcattaaataccaaaattataaagtttgaaattactaaaaattataatGCATGAactaaatatgaaaaaaatataataaaaattaatataataaaattaaattttaaaaaataagaatgacatagaaaaaataaaaatagaaaagcaATAATAAATAGTATAAAAAAGTTATAAATCATAAtaacaaaagaaaataactaGTTAACTTAAATATTGAAATTGACTTGTACTTTCTTTTTGTGCATTTCTCCATCACATCTAAacaataaaatcaaaatcattatttccaTCTTTGCCTTTCTATCACCCATCTATTTTGATTCCATTCCTTGATTCTTTTTGATTCTTGTGAGCCGAACATactatcaatctaactaaaaattttctcaaaaaaaaaaaaaatgaaaaaaagaataagtttgatATGTTGCCCCTTAGGTGGAGAttgaaaaaatatgattaaatagtagtacaaatatattatcatttgataccatatttatatcaaaatattaataataaagaTAATGCTCACAAAATTGGTTGGATAATGTGTAATTTATTCTagtagaaaataataaaaaaaagcatCCATATCTTCTTACAATATTTAAAATTTGTATAATTGCAATTGATGCCTATAATTGAAAATTGGTAAATTTTTGGAACAATAATAATAATGACAGTGCTAcctatcatttaaaaaaaaacctACTATTGTGCACATGACATGAAGACACGGAGTGCCATAATTCTGGTTGGTTGAAAATATtcatgaaagttttttttttgagtaaaaaaTATTCAAGAAAGTAGGAAGGGTGAAAAGATAGAAGTTAGCTGATAGCCTTTGGGCATCCAATTTCTCCTCTCTCACAATTACATTGCGTCCCTTAACTTGACATTTTCTGGTTTGTAGTTTGAAAAGACAAATTTATTTCtaagtaatttaaaatttttcttgacGTATGCTTTTACCAGCTTGTACTTTTTCCCATCCGTAAAGTATTTGCAACCGTGGATGCCAAATTGGCAAATTCTACCTCATTCTACCTCCAATTGAACACGAACGGTTGATGCTAGAAGTTGCTCGACAGGAACCGCCAAATGGCAAATTCCATCTGGGCCAATCATGGACCAGTAGGATGACGTGGTCAAATCCATGAACGACAAACCCGGGGCCAGGGTACGTCACCGGCGATGCCTACGCCGTCCGATGGAACTTTTCCAAGGCCCATGGGCCACAGTCCCAAAGCCGGGCCAGACCCCCGGATTCGCTTGCCAACTAGACTACTAGAGGCTTCCGGAACTCTGGCGTTGCTTCGCGCCCTACGTACTCAGAATATTTCCCTGCGGGAAGGAAGATCAGAAACTGGAAACTTCAAGACCCCTGCACCCCCTCACCTATAAATACTCCAGTTTCCGATCCCGAACACATCATCGAGAAGCAATTCCAACGTCTCCAAGTAAAGAGATCCTTAGCCAAGTTTCTCCAATTCTTCGAATTGCAAGCCCATTCCCATTCGCCAACCAGTAGAGTTGTAATTAAGGAGGATGTCGATTGTTAGGCGGGCCAACACCTTCGACCCCTTCTCCCTCGACGTCTGGGACCCCTTCCACAGCTTTCCCTTCGACACCTTCCTCTCCCTCGCTGAGTCCCGGCCCAGCTTCATCAGCGAGACCTCCGCCTTCGCCAACACCCGCATCGACTGGAAGGAGACCCCCGAGGCCCACATCTTCAAAGCAGACCTCCCCGGGGTTAAGAAAGAGGAGGTGAAGGTGGAGGTGGAGGAGGGCAGGGTCCTCCAGATAAGCGGGGAGCGCAGCaaggagaaagaggagaagaacgACAAGTGGCACCGAGTGGAGAGAAGCAGCGGCAAATTCCTCCGGCGGTTTCGGCTGCCGGAGAATGCCAAGGTGGAGCAGGTGAAGGCATCGATGGAGAACGGCGTGCTGACGGTGACCGTGccgaaagaagaggagaagaagcccGAGGTGAAAGCCATCGAAATCTCTGGTTGAATTCGTCCGTGATGCTACAGTCTCTTTCAAGGGAACAACGAATAGGTGCCGCTGTATAAGTGTTTGCATGGGTTTGTGTGTCTTCTTGTGTCTGAACGTTTGTTGAAGAGTATCAGTATCTAATGTAGTCGTGTGCTGCTTTGCAATGAAATAAAAACAGCCTTTGTGAATTTAGCtggatatttcttaattctttctcttttcaaacgaaaacatgattttttttttttttttgatcggtGGCGAGTCCGAGGTGCATCATCGTACCTCAAAATTTTGTTTTGTGATTTAAaacaagattttattttatccatcctcaaggtataattaataataaattttcaggTTTGTGGCTGTACGCTATTGGTCGACCAGACCTAATGTACTAGAAGGAACAGGACAGTTGAAGCAACTTTGACGACGCTTCTCTGTTTTCTCTCTGCTTGCTATGTGTTTCATCATTATGGGTGGTAATTTGTTTTGGTGCATCGGATGTATCTAATCCGATCTAAATGaagtaaattttatttcatttgattaaaatttaagataaatataaattttttataaaaaaaaattaaaataaatatgaatcaaatatggataataatatatttcacttcgaatttaactatatacacacatatatacacacacttaATATCCAACATAAAAGCCTAGGTGTTTAAGCTTTCTATATTCGACCACTCTACTCCGTTAAGCTTTCGTATTCGGCCACCCTAAGCCTCTCATTTGATTAAGAGTCTCAAAgatgaaaaaaagtaaaaaaaaattggagaaaagatTCTATCCTAAGCTTTCCTATTCAGCTACTCTAAGCCTCCTATCCAATTGGAACTTttgaggatggaaaaaatagaggaaaagctAAGAGAAAcaatagaaaaatcaaaaaaaaaaaaaaaatcaaaaaaaaaaaagagaggtaagaccttttcccacatagattgtcatttttttttcattttttttttcatttctttatcttctttcagAGATTTGCGGGAAGGAGGGCACCTATgggagatcggaggggtttctTAAATTTCAATGGGATTTTTTGCCTATTCGGCTACTCCAACACTCCTACCCAATTGCGACTCTTGaggatgaaaaaaagaaaaaaaattgagacaaaacaaagagaaaatcaagaaaaacaaaagaaaagtggcaaaaattaaaaggtaagaccttttctcacatagattattattttttttttgcttttttttatttcattctctttttttttggagatctataggaaaggagaGCACATGTGGGAGATAGGAAAGATTAGAGGGATTTCTTAAGTTCCGATGGGATTCTTTTAGGAGGTGATTTTGTTCTTgaagttttgagagcttaatcttggtagaagcatgaatATTGTTTATAGGATTTAGAGGTTTTTTAAGATCCGATCCGACCTGATCAGATCCAATCTGGGGTAAAGCAGGTATATCTAATCCGATCCGATTTAATCTCCattttttattctatctgatttgAGATGGGTACAAGACAgacatgaatataaatttttttatgatagaaTAGATACAGACATTGATCGATCTGATCCATTGCCATCTCTATAAGTCATCATGTGCTGCAAGTGTTGCTCAAAATAAAATACACTCTTTAGACACAAGGATAAAAGTATTTTGTTTATTTAGTTAAAAGATTTAGAGTTTGAGTCAATGGAAAAGGAATGTTTAATTATATTTGGAATCTTTCATTTCTGTTGGTCcatataagaatttttttaaaaaaaagatgtgGTATCTAAGCCTGCAAATAGGTATGGTCGACTCATGAATTGGTCCAACTTATTTTAAAGCATATATGGGCCAGATTAGGTTTTAAAAGTTGGATCATTCTATTTATCAGACAAGATTTAGATTTACTGATGTGGGAACAATCCGACCCATTTAATTTGtagatcaattttagatcttctaCTTTATTATTCGATTTAATCTAAACTTGATATATTGTTAGGATCCGCACTTATTTCAGCCTTTAAATtctgatttaagatttttttggttaATGTATTTAATATAAAgataagttaaaaattatttttatatcttaatttattTTGAGAGCATTATTATTTATTGTGGATTTTATTTGACAATATTTTGTTATGTAGTTGTAATAACCTAgaaattcaatcaaaaatttagtcaaaagatattatttaaaaaaaaattttagtcctGTATAAGTAATCAAAATCTTTTCAATAGATAATCAATGTGAGACTAAATATACGCCCACATCGATCCTTATATACTCTCTTTGTTAAAGTCCTGATATCCTCGCCAAGTCAATGGTCCAAATTCAAATACCATGATCGCTCAGTTTCAATAAATCTGTACTGCAGTATCTTCTATTCTACATAAACTTTAGGGTGGGTCAATTATGATACCATTTATGACAATTTAGgatcttatttaaaaaaattagttagaatgtattatttgaattttttggttTATATAAGCACCAAAAACTTGCATTTTGAGAGAGGGATATCCAGCCAATAGGATATATGTGGTCAAAGGGAAGCATTGATTAGAGCAGAAGGATAGAGTTCGGCTAGAGGTGATCTTTAGAAAGATGAGTATCCAATGGATAGAAGGGTTTGGTCTTTAGTGGCTATTGCTTCTGAAATAAGGCAGCCTTTTGCCTGCTCTAGCTGACTGATTCTAGATAGCCAATAGCTAACCCAAAGTCTAGTCTTACTCACTCAATGTCTAGAGCTAATTCTATCTCCTTATGGAAAGCAAGAAAATTGATAGATAGTCAAGTAGAAAAAGAAAACCTTTCATTAGCTGACCTGGTGAGCAAGCATCAGTCTTCAGATTAGAGAGGGTAGTTG contains the following coding sequences:
- the LOC105041257 gene encoding 16.9 kDa class I heat shock protein 2, whose amino-acid sequence is MSIMRRSNIYDPFSLDVWDPFQGFLAEPRPGVVSETSAFANARIDWKETPEAHIFKADLPGVKKEEVKVEVEEGRILKLSGERSKEKEEKNDKWHRVERSCGKFLRRFRLPENAKVEQVKACMENGVLTVTVPKEEVKKPEVKSIEISG
- the LOC105041256 gene encoding 18.1 kDa class I heat shock protein gives rise to the protein MSIVRRANTFDPFSLDVWDPFHSFPFDTFLSLAESRPSFISETSAFANTRIDWKETPEAHIFKADLPGVKKEEVKVEVEEGRVLQISGERSKEKEEKNDKWHRVERSSGKFLRRFRLPENAKVEQVKASMENGVLTVTVPKEEEKKPEVKAIEISG